One window of the Eschrichtius robustus isolate mEscRob2 chromosome 13, mEscRob2.pri, whole genome shotgun sequence genome contains the following:
- the GPRC5A gene encoding retinoic acid-induced protein 3: MGTVPPDGCCLGLDPRYHRLCDRKAAWGIVLEALAAVGAVTSVAFMIALLVFTCKVQDSNKRKVLPTQFLFLLGVLGIFGLTFAFIISLDGSTGPTRFFLFGILFALCFSCLLVHAFNLTRLVQGRQPLSMLAMLGLALGFSLVQDVIAIEYVVLTMNRTNVNIFSELPPPRRNEDFVMLLIYVFFLMTLTFFTTSFTFWGPFTGWKRHGAHIFLATLLSIAIWVTWISLLLVPTPGPEWDDTILSSALVANGWVFLLAYVAPELQLLTKQRNPMDYPVEDAFCKPQLMKQSYGVENTAYSQEGITQGAEETGDTFYAPYSTHFQLQNRNSPKDYSIPRAQTRVSPYSDYEGRKDVS; the protein is encoded by the exons ATGGGCACAGTTCCCCCTGACGGTTGCTGCTTGGGCCTGGACCCCAGGTACCACAGGCTCTGTGATAGGAAGGCAGCCTGGGGCATCGTCTTAGAGGCCTTGGCTGCGGTGGGCGCTGTGACCTCGGTGGCCTTCATGATCGCCCTCCTGGTCTTCACCTGCAAGGTGCAGGACTCCAACAAGCGTAAAGTGCTCCCCACCCAGTTCCTCTTTCTCCTGGGTGTGCTGGGGATCTTCGGCCTCACCTTCGCCTTCATCATCAGCCTTGACGGCAGCACGGGGCCCACACGCTTCTTCCTCTTCGGCATCCTCTTTGCCCTCTGCTTCTCCTGCCTCCTGGTTCACGCCTTCAACCTGACGAGGCTGGTCCAAGGGAGGCAGCCCCTCTCCATGCTGGCGATGCTGGGCCTGGCCCTGGGCTTCAGCCTGGTGCAGGATGTCATCGCCATCGAGTACGTGGTCCTCACCATGAACAGGACCAACGTCAACatcttctctgagcttcctcCGCCTCGGCGCAATGAGGACTTCGTCATGCTGCTCATCTACGTCTTCTTCCTGATGACGCTGACCTTCTTCACGACCTCTTTCACCTTCTGGGGACCCTTCACTGGCTGGAAGAGGCACGGGGCCCACATCTTCCTCGCTACGCTCCTCTCCATTGCCATCTGGGTGACGTGGATCAGCCTGCTCTTGGTTCCCACCCCTGGCCCAGAGTGGGATGACACCATCCTCAGTTCAGCCTTGGTGGCCAATGGCTGGGTTTTCCTGTTGGCTTATGTTGCACCCGAGCTTCAGCTGCTCACAAAGCAACGGAACCCCATGGATTACCCTGTGGAGGATGCTTTCTGTAAACCTCAGCTCATGAAGCAGAGCTATGGTGTGGAGAACACAGCTTATTCTCAAGAGGGAATCACTCAAG GTGCTGAAGAGACAGGTGACACGTTCTATGCCCCGTACTCCACCCATTTCCAGCTGCAG aatcGGAACTCCCCAAAGGATTACTCCATTCCGCGGGCCCAGACTCGGGTTAGCCCTTACAGTGActatgaaggaaggaaagatgtcAGTTAA